TGCAATGTTTCGTGTTGAATTGGAAAACGGTCACGTTATCCTGGCACACACATCAGGCCGAATGCGCAAAAACAGGATCCGTGTATTGACTGGCGATAAGGTCACTGTGGAAATGACCCCTTATGATCTGACTAAAGGTCGCATTATTTTCCGAGAAAAATAGATTGGTCAATGTAAAATAATGGCGCTCTGTCCCACTTGCAACAAAACCAGCAAATCAGATGACCACAAACCTTTTTGCAGTGCTCGTTGCAAGTCGATTGACCTAGGCTATTGGCTGTCAGACTCTTACGTAATCGCAGGAGAAGAAACTGTTGCAATACCTGAAATAACAGGCAATGAGTGACCGCACGTGCGGCCAGCCCAATCACTCTCAAGTAATCTGGGTTTGAACTTAAATTGGATTGGAACCCGCCACTTTAGTAAGGGGTGCTCCTCTTTTGAACGGGTAACAATCCAAGGCTTTGTCTTCCCTAGTCCTTATAAACCATATAGGTTCCAGCCATAAAGTCATGCAAACCTTGTTTTCTCTCGGTAAAGGCAATCATGAGAAAACCAATTCCTAAAGTTAACCCTGAAATTATTTTGGCAAAAAACCGATCAGTTGCCCGCCCAAAGCTAATACGTTGATAATTATAATCAACCACTTGAATCCCAAAACAACGCATGCCGAGATTCGCTTGAAAACGTGACGCGTATTGCAGAGCATAATAAAGCCACCCCCCAATAGTACCAACAAAAAACCCAGCAATACCTCCGAAGATAGCAGCTGTCTGTTGGTCTCCACCATTGACTCCAACAATAATTCCAATAAAAACACCAATAACAAAAGAAATTATAAATGAAAGAACCTAGTTACAAATTCCGGGAATCGAGGATAGATTGCCAGCTCAAAAACGATTTTCAGTTTATGGACAACTGGCCATCTACCAGGGTTGCCGCAGATCTGGACGTTCATTCACCAACTGTGGTGGCTGCAGCGGCGGGTTTTGCTCTATTATTTGTAACACTTCCTGAATACCACGATCCAATTGTGGATCTCTGCCCTTCCCGTAATCCTGCGGGGTAACTTCAACTTCAACATCCGGGTCAACGCCGTAGTTTTCAATGCTCCAACCCACATCAGCAAACCAAAATGAAAACTCTGGCTGGGTGGTCACACCTCGATCCACCAATGAATGCCGTGGCCAAATGCCAATCACACCACCCCAGGTGCGTTTACCAATCAGCGGTCCCAATTGCATCATCTTGAAGCTGTGGCTGAACATATCACCATCGGATCCAGCGTACTCATTGGTAAGCGCCACCATAGGGCCAGATGGTGAATCGGCGGGGTGTGGTTCAGCGCCAAACCAACGCGTTATATCAAAGCCACGACGTTTGCGCGCTAGCTTTTCCAGTAACAGCGGAGAAACATTACCGCCACCATTGTAGCGGACATCGACGACCAAACCATCATAATCACACTCGGCCAAAAAGCCACGATGAAATTCCGCAAAGCCCCAAGGACTCATGTCAGGAATGTGCACGTACCCAACTCTACCATTGGTCTTTTCATGCACATAAGCACGGTTTTTGTCGACCCATGAGCGATAACACAATCGGGTTGATGAAACCAGGGCTTGCACCACCACTTTGCGTTTGTTTTTACCTTTCGCGTCACTGACTGTGAGCTGCACATCTTGATCAGCTTGATTGAGCAACAATGGTTCCGGCCGTTGAGCTTGGGAAAGTTCTTTTCCTCCCACGGCCCACAACAAATCACCCTCTTGGATATTGACTCCCAATTGTTGCAGTGGTGAAGCAGAGTGCTCATCCCATGAATCACCGATTTTGATATTGCTAAACTGATACCCCCCTTGCTTGGAGTTGAATACAAAATCAGCCCCTAAGTTCCCCACACCATAGTGGTGCGGCGATCTGCGGATATCTCCGCCAATCACATAGGCATGCGAGGTTCCCAGCTCACCCTGCATCTCCCAGAGCAAATCACTGAATTCTTCTCGAGTGCTGATACGCTCAAGCATAGGAGCATAGTGATCATACACCGATTGCCAATCAATCCGCGACATATCCTGAGTCCAATAATGATCCCGTTGCAAGCGCCAAGCCTCATGCAGCATTTGCCGCCACTCGCACGCAGGATCGATCAATACTTTATTGCGTGAAAGATTAATCCATCCTTGAGCTTTTGAGTATCTCTTGCTGTCTTCATCTGTCTCCGGTTTTTGTCCTGCTTTAACAACTCGCAATGCTTCGCCAGATCGATAGATCATCCACTGACGTTTACGGCACAATTCAAATTCATTGACATGATCAACGAGTACCTCTTCCTTTTGCGACTCAAAATCGTAGCAATGGATTTGGACATTAGCCGACGCACAAGAATCATCATCGCCATCGTCGTCATAAAGAGTCCCTCTTAGGGGACATTGGCCATAAATGACTTTGCCTGGCATAGCTTGGATTTGGGTATAATTCCCCTCAGCCACAGGAAAAGCCTTGATGCGCTCTTGAATACCATCAAAATCAATCTCAACTTTCACGATATCCTTTTTGGACTTTTTCTTGGATCCGCTTTTCTTTTCCTCTTCTGGCTCCTCTTCCCTCTGACCATCTTGCCCCCCAAACTCTGGAGCACCGAGTACAAAGGGATTGGTCACATCTTTGCGCAATGCCAATAGGTAAGGCCGAGCCCCTTTGGGAAAACTCAATTCAAAATGCAGATTATCACGCACAGGATTAAAGGTTCGGTACGAGATAAAATACAGGTATTTGCCTTCTGGATCAAAGTGCGGCGCAACATCCATCAACACCGGTTTAGTAACAATTTGTGATTTTGGCTTTTTGGGTTCAACAATTTTAATCACCCAAGTGTGGTGGTTTTGCGCCCAGCTATAGGCCACCCACTTACCGTCAGGGGACCAGTCAAAACCAGCAATATGCGCAAACTTACTTTGGTCCAGGGTTGTACATTTCCAGCTTTGCAAATCAATATGGATCAGCTCACATCGATGATTGGTCAAGATTACTTCGTCATGAGTCGGTGAAACCTGCAACTCAACCACACGTCCCAAATCGGTGTTCTCTAAGCGATTGATTCGTTTCAAGGTTTCACCATCGTAAATCTCGAGCGTCTCTTGCCCGCCTTCATCACTAACCACCAATAGCCGTTTACCATCATTCAACCAAGTAGAAAGACGATAACGAGCCTCATTTGTGGCACCCAACTGCAAGCTGGGTCCATCCCAGTTACCCATATAAAAAGCTTTGCCTCTGCTAGTCAGGCTTAAAGAGTGCCCCTCAGGGTGCAGTGCATAATCTTCAAGGTAACGGCTACAGGAAACAAATTTGCGATTACGTTGATGCCGGGGACTGGAGTAGTTAATATCTATTTTCGTATTTTGCTCAGTTTGCACATCATAGAGGTAGAGATCAGCACCGGCGTGATAGGCAATTTGCTTGCCATCGGTGCTGAGATTGCGCGCATAAAACACATCATGTTTGAAATGACAACGCAAATCAGATCCGGAAGTATCACAGGAATAGACTCCGCCCACACCTTCATGATCAGAGGCAAAGTAAATACGATCCTCGATCCACAAGGGCCGTGCCAGGTTTCCAGGCAGATCAACCAACTTTTCAAATTGGCCGCGTCCTTTGGTATCGATCCATAATTCTCCAGCTGTACCACCACGATAGCGTTTCCAGTACCCGTATTCACGATAGCCGTGCCGTTGGATGACAGCCTGGATGCCCCCACCATAGGAAATAAAGGTTGCTGGACCCAAATTGAGGGATTCGGTTGCACCGGATGCCGGATCCACCCGAAACAACTCATTTACGCGGCTAAAAGGCAAGTTTGCCGAAGAGGCAAAAGTGATTCCTGTAGTATCCCATCCGACAACGTGAGCGACATCACCAAGATAAGTCAGCCTTTGAACCGGACCGCCGGTGCTCGGCATGATGTAAACTTCGGTGTGACCTTCCTCAGATCCACTAAAAGCAATCTGGCATCCATCGGGCGAAAAAACTGGGTGTGTACAAGCTCCCAAACCTGTAGTCAACCGGTGTGGCGTGCCACCCGTGATAGGAACACTCCAAAGATCATCTTCGCTTACAAAAATAAGCGTGTCTTGAAACACACAAGGGTAACGGTAATAAGCCGCAGTCTGCATTTATTAAGTCCTTTCGTTTATGAAAAAGCCGGTGACTTATCGGTATTCTATCCCATATACGGACAAAAGACTACGTCAGCTTAAACCCCTGGATGGTATTTCGCATTGAGTGCCCAGCTCCATAACATTTCATCGGCTCTTTTGCGTTTTGAGTGGGTAATCTGAATTTTAGGTAGGCGAACAGCGTAGGTTCAGCTAGTAAAATTCCAAGCCTCCAACAAGTAAAGAAAGCATCGTTTTAAATAATTTATTCTTAAGCCTTTTTGTTTTTCTTTTTGCTACTTGTCTGTTGCAAGCTAGTGGGGGCTCAGTATAGTTTCTCTCCTGACCTCTCATCTTTATAAGCAAAAGTGCTTTATCAAAATGTTGAGTTTTATGAAAGCAAAAAGCGTGCGGTTTACATTGGTCAAGCGTTCGGTATGATTATTGGAGTATGACTGCAATAGGTAGGAGCTGAGAAAATCTAAAATTTAATTTTAGATTAGTCCAAACCGGTTATGATGCCAATGCAAGACAGTTGTATTTTACAACTGGGGTAACCACTCAACTCCTGCCAGTCAGTGTGAGATGAACAGTTACCACTTGGGTAAAAAATTCCATATTTACCTGGTGTATTTTTCGAAAGTTTGTCATAAATTAGGACAAGATACTTAATGTTTAGTAATTCAACATAATTGGAGACCCGTTATGACCGCAGTTGTGAAGCCAAAACCAGCCCTACGCCCTGTAAGTTCCTTTAAAAAAGAACCTGCACCTATTGAAGAGGTTGATTTAAAACCTCGAATTGCGGTGATGGGCATTGGTGGTGGTGGAACCAATGCTGTCAATAATATGATTCGCTCTAAACTTGACGGTGTCACTTTTGTGGTCAGTAATACAGATGCACAAGCGCTTGAGCAAGCTGAAGCTGAACATTGCATTCAATTAGGGCCAACTATGACCAAAGGGCTAGGCGCTGGGTCACGTCCAGATGTTGGTCAGGCATCAGCTGAAGAAACCATGGATGAAATTATGGGATTCATCGACGGCACTCATATGCTGTTTGTCACAGCTGGTATGGGAGGTGGCACTGGAACAGGAGCAGCACCTGTGATTGCTCATGCAGCTAGAGAAATGGGGATTTTGACCGTTGGTGTGGTCACTAAGCCGTTCCATTTTGAAGGAGCGCACCGGATGCGCACGGCTGAGCAAGGAATTGAAGAATTACAGCACCATGTGGACTCTCTGATTGTGATTCCCAATCAGAATTTATTCCGAGTTTCCAATGAAAAAACCACCTTTGCTGAAGCGTTTAAAATGGCAGACAATGTTTTGTACTCTGGGGTGCGAAGCATTACCGACCTGATGATTGTTCCAGGTCTGATCAATCTTGATTTTGCTGACATTCGCAGCGTCATGGGTGAAATGGGCAAATCTATGATGGGCACTGGAGAAGCCGAAGGAGATACTCGAGCAATCCAAGCAGCTGAGTCTGCCATTGCCAATCCATTGTTGGATGAAGTTTCGATGCGTGGTGCTAAAGGCGTGTTGATCAGTATCACAGGCGGCATGGATATGACCCTATT
Above is a window of Pseudomonadota bacterium DNA encoding:
- the infA gene encoding translation initiation factor IF-1, with product MAKEELLEFPGKVLELLPNAMFRVELENGHVILAHTSGRMRKNRIRVLTGDKVTVEMTPYDLTKGRIIFREK
- the yacG gene encoding DNA gyrase inhibitor YacG — its product is MALCPTCNKTSKSDDHKPFCSARCKSIDLGYWLSDSYVIAGEETVAIPEITGNE
- a CDS encoding RDD family protein, which codes for MISFVIGVFIGIIVGVNGGDQQTAAIFGGIAGFFVGTIGGWLYYALQYASRFQANLGMRCFGIQVVDYNYQRISFGRATDRFFAKIISGLTLGIGFLMIAFTERKQGLHDFMAGTYMVYKD
- a CDS encoding S41 family peptidase, which produces MQTAAYYRYPCVFQDTLIFVSEDDLWSVPITGGTPHRLTTGLGACTHPVFSPDGCQIAFSGSEEGHTEVYIMPSTGGPVQRLTYLGDVAHVVGWDTTGITFASSANLPFSRVNELFRVDPASGATESLNLGPATFISYGGGIQAVIQRHGYREYGYWKRYRGGTAGELWIDTKGRGQFEKLVDLPGNLARPLWIEDRIYFASDHEGVGGVYSCDTSGSDLRCHFKHDVFYARNLSTDGKQIAYHAGADLYLYDVQTEQNTKIDINYSSPRHQRNRKFVSCSRYLEDYALHPEGHSLSLTSRGKAFYMGNWDGPSLQLGATNEARYRLSTWLNDGKRLLVVSDEGGQETLEIYDGETLKRINRLENTDLGRVVELQVSPTHDEVILTNHRCELIHIDLQSWKCTTLDQSKFAHIAGFDWSPDGKWVAYSWAQNHHTWVIKIVEPKKPKSQIVTKPVLMDVAPHFDPEGKYLYFISYRTFNPVRDNLHFELSFPKGARPYLLALRKDVTNPFVLGAPEFGGQDGQREEEPEEEKKSGSKKKSKKDIVKVEIDFDGIQERIKAFPVAEGNYTQIQAMPGKVIYGQCPLRGTLYDDDGDDDSCASANVQIHCYDFESQKEEVLVDHVNEFELCRKRQWMIYRSGEALRVVKAGQKPETDEDSKRYSKAQGWINLSRNKVLIDPACEWRQMLHEAWRLQRDHYWTQDMSRIDWQSVYDHYAPMLERISTREEFSDLLWEMQGELGTSHAYVIGGDIRRSPHHYGVGNLGADFVFNSKQGGYQFSNIKIGDSWDEHSASPLQQLGVNIQEGDLLWAVGGKELSQAQRPEPLLLNQADQDVQLTVSDAKGKNKRKVVVQALVSSTRLCYRSWVDKNRAYVHEKTNGRVGYVHIPDMSPWGFAEFHRGFLAECDYDGLVVDVRYNGGGNVSPLLLEKLARKRRGFDITRWFGAEPHPADSPSGPMVALTNEYAGSDGDMFSHSFKMMQLGPLIGKRTWGGVIGIWPRHSLVDRGVTTQPEFSFWFADVGWSIENYGVDPDVEVEVTPQDYGKGRDPQLDRGIQEVLQIIEQNPPLQPPQLVNERPDLRQPW
- the ftsZ gene encoding cell division protein FtsZ, whose protein sequence is MTAVVKPKPALRPVSSFKKEPAPIEEVDLKPRIAVMGIGGGGTNAVNNMIRSKLDGVTFVVSNTDAQALEQAEAEHCIQLGPTMTKGLGAGSRPDVGQASAEETMDEIMGFIDGTHMLFVTAGMGGGTGTGAAPVIAHAAREMGILTVGVVTKPFHFEGAHRMRTAEQGIEELQHHVDSLIVIPNQNLFRVSNEKTTFAEAFKMADNVLYSGVRSITDLMIVPGLINLDFADIRSVMGEMGKSMMGTGEAEGDTRAIQAAESAIANPLLDEVSMRGAKGVLISITGGMDMTLFEVDEAANRIRDEVDPDTNIIFGSTFDEKLNGRLRVSVVATGLDQRANASVSTYAAPNADTTEATQASANPVEEQDIIKEEGLTPWPPATDQATSMQQPEPESPAPTAEPQTVTDHEVTAEVTPSFGVEAPTVPTAPPHTHESHRPGLFERFLRPFKNVGGNPAPAGQVRVRNTTRTSGEDVGDSISEIPAFVRKQKK